A stretch of Sulfitobacter sp. THAF37 DNA encodes these proteins:
- a CDS encoding DUF6477 family protein — protein sequence MQDILSMLNALHRPRLMMRTARIGAENYRRSSHLPRLLGYGALPGHGAALLRLMEIEAVLEDERQNADAGYSMLRHIDVLIALVGEARVLRATRKGSAATQ from the coding sequence ATGCAAGATATCCTGTCGATGCTGAATGCCCTGCACCGTCCCCGCCTCATGATGCGTACCGCGCGCATCGGTGCGGAGAATTACCGCCGGTCCAGCCACCTGCCCCGTTTACTGGGCTACGGGGCGCTGCCCGGCCACGGTGCGGCCCTGCTTCGGCTGATGGAGATCGAAGCGGTGCTGGAGGACGAACGGCAAAACGCCGATGCGGGCTACAGCATGCTGCGCCACATCGACGTGCTGATTGCCCTGGTGGGCGAAGCGCGGGTGCTGCGCGCGACCCGCAAAGGGTCCGCCGCAACGCAATAA
- a CDS encoding DUF6456 domain-containing protein, whose product MLPDWVPEGALHYLAHTELGQPMRELARSAGCHASTIMRQIRRIETRRDDPLVDAALKRLGAARGAKPVAKTSAKGDLPMAQTQLDAVPDKDTLKQEALRILPRLCETGAVLAIAADMAKAVVVRETASGGTTRTAVVDTEVAQAMALNDWIAPTNGGRIIRYHITAAGRGALAEMIDSQGDRRRGQGGFAEAQTAFDGAAPDWEDDNDPAPDGRRQRMRYSVAESPLIALSRRRDKTGKPFLSDALVHAGERLREDFELAQMNSPVTQNWQGFLTAGTSPGAQGGCGTADHAQAAQARVTAALSHLGPGLSDVALRCCCYLEGLETTEKRLGWSARSGKIVLRIALMRLKRHYDDTIGPGGPMIG is encoded by the coding sequence ATGCTGCCGGACTGGGTGCCGGAAGGCGCGCTTCACTATCTCGCCCATACGGAACTGGGACAGCCCATGCGGGAACTCGCGCGCAGCGCGGGCTGCCATGCCTCGACCATCATGCGCCAGATCCGGCGGATCGAGACCCGGCGCGACGACCCGCTGGTCGATGCCGCGCTGAAGCGGCTCGGCGCGGCGCGGGGCGCGAAACCGGTCGCCAAAACCTCTGCAAAGGGAGATTTGCCAATGGCTCAGACGCAACTTGACGCCGTGCCCGACAAGGACACGCTGAAACAGGAGGCGCTGCGCATCCTGCCGCGGCTGTGTGAAACCGGGGCGGTGCTGGCCATTGCAGCAGATATGGCCAAGGCCGTGGTGGTGCGCGAAACGGCATCGGGCGGCACCACCCGCACGGCGGTCGTGGACACCGAAGTCGCCCAGGCGATGGCGCTGAACGACTGGATTGCCCCGACCAATGGCGGGCGCATCATCCGCTATCACATCACCGCCGCCGGACGGGGCGCCTTGGCGGAGATGATCGACTCGCAGGGGGACAGGCGGCGCGGGCAGGGCGGCTTTGCCGAGGCGCAGACCGCCTTTGACGGCGCCGCCCCCGACTGGGAAGACGACAACGACCCCGCCCCCGACGGCCGCCGCCAGCGGATGCGCTATTCGGTGGCGGAAAGCCCGCTGATCGCCCTGTCCCGGCGGCGCGACAAGACCGGCAAGCCGTTCCTGTCCGATGCGCTGGTCCACGCGGGCGAACGCCTGCGCGAGGATTTCGAACTGGCCCAGATGAACAGCCCGGTCACCCAGAACTGGCAGGGGTTCCTGACGGCCGGCACCAGCCCCGGCGCGCAGGGCGGCTGCGGCACGGCGGACCACGCACAGGCCGCGCAGGCACGGGTCACGGCGGCGCTCAGCCATCTGGGGCCGGGGCTGTCGGACGTGGCGCTGCGCTGCTGTTGCTACCTCGAAGGGCTGGAAACCACCGAAAAGCGGCTTGGCTGGTCGGCCCGGTCGGGCAAGATCGTGCTGCGCATCGCGCTGATGCGGCTCAAGCGGCATTATGACGACACCATCGGTCCGGGCGGGCCGATGATCGGCTGA
- a CDS encoding cytochrome c — MLKTLTSKTVAVLTCGMVATAGFAASHGGGENKSVEARHHQMQMIAYHTGILGGIAKGEMEYDSAMVDAAAGNIAALAAMQRATLWIEGTEQGAAADSRAKPEIWSDAEGFSAAFEDLETAASALVGAGDAAAVGAGMGDLGGACKACHEEYRGPEN, encoded by the coding sequence ATGCTGAAGACACTCACGTCCAAGACCGTCGCCGTCCTGACCTGCGGCATGGTCGCCACCGCCGGTTTCGCGGCAAGCCATGGCGGCGGCGAAAACAAGAGCGTCGAGGCGCGCCATCACCAGATGCAGATGATCGCCTATCACACCGGCATCCTGGGCGGGATCGCCAAGGGCGAAATGGAGTACGATTCGGCCATGGTCGATGCGGCGGCAGGCAACATCGCCGCCCTGGCCGCCATGCAGCGCGCGACCCTGTGGATTGAAGGCACCGAACAGGGCGCCGCCGCCGATTCTCGCGCCAAGCCCGAAATCTGGAGCGATGCGGAAGGTTTCTCCGCTGCTTTCGAAGATCTCGAAACCGCCGCCAGCGCATTGGTCGGCGCGGGCGATGCCGCCGCGGTGGGCGCGGGCATGGGCGACCTTGGCGGCGCCTGCAAGGCCTGCCACGAGGAATACCGCGGCCCCGAGAACTGA